One Eubalaena glacialis isolate mEubGla1 chromosome 11, mEubGla1.1.hap2.+ XY, whole genome shotgun sequence DNA segment encodes these proteins:
- the LOC133101064 gene encoding large ribosomal subunit protein uL5-like, whose translation MVQNQGDKENPMWELRICKLCLNICVGESGDRLTGAAKVLEQLTGQTPVFSKARYTLRSFGVRRNEKIAVHCTVCEANAEEILEEGLKVRECELRKNNFSGTGNFGFGIQEHIDLGIKYDPSIGIYGLNFYVVLGRSGFSITDKKRRTGCIGAKHLISKGEAMCWFQQKYDGIILPDK comes from the coding sequence ATGGTTCAGAATCAAGGTGACAAGGAGAACCCCATGTGGGAACTTCGCATCTGCAAGCTCTGCCTCAACATCTGTGTAGGGGAGAGTGGAGACAGACTGACCGGGGCAGCCAAGGTGCTGGAGCAGCTCACAGGCCAGACCCCTGTGTTCTCCAAAGCTAGATACACTCTCAGATCCTTTGGCgtcaggagaaatgaaaagattGCCGTCCACTGCACAGTCTGTGAGGCCAACGCAGAAGAAATCCTGGAGGAAGGTCTAAAGGTGCGAGAGTgcgaattaagaaaaaataacttcTCAGGTACTGGAAACTTTGGTTTTGGGATCCAAGAACACATCGATCTGGGGATCAAATATGACCCAAGCATTGGCATCTACGGCCTAAACTTCTACGTGGTGCTGGGTAGGTCAGGTTTCAGCATCACAGACAAGAAGCGCAGGACAGGCTGCATTGGGGCCAAACACCTAATCAGCAAAGGGGAGGCCATGTGCTGGTTTCAGCAGAAGTATGATGGGATCATCCTTCCTGACAAGTAA